A DNA window from Setaria viridis chromosome 2, Setaria_viridis_v4.0, whole genome shotgun sequence contains the following coding sequences:
- the LOC117842797 gene encoding putative 1-phosphatidylinositol-3-phosphate 5-kinase FAB1C, with protein MGVLEFAVEKARSLAAAADHERCHVQKGELARIETRRRQEAGHAVSTPRAQGAASPVGPPTPPRRPPEARSGGEGDAAPRCHPPCRDIRRVEEEAADEPGAQFLAPGTDFLHDFSDTDSSVSVSNSVYRSMTPSPAETPTYIVRLDDTSDHDVTTMTDSDDAREKVIAGIADEGEEVNTLSRIVDFGDDIWCPPPPEDEIDDVESRIFGIDDEDDDILSEPSCFSANKIAGVNGVFGGAHKDGVQNDLLKHFRALVAQLLTAEGISLASDNDSKSWLDIVSSLAWQAANYVKPDTKKGGSMDPGDYVKIKCIASGNPTDSNFVRGIVCSKNVRHKRMVSEHRNAKLLILGGALEYQKVSNKLASIGTILEQEKEHLRTIVGKIESRQPNVLLIEKSASSFAQELLAKDISLVLNVKRPLLDRISRCTGGQVASSIDNIISARLGQCDLFKVEKIPESSSAEHTGKCSIKTLMFFEGCLKRLGCTVLLRGNCREELKKIKRAMQLAVFAAYHLSLETSFLADEGATVPRIPSMPVIDAPDLQTHRDNVSASPADHNIPENLRDTEERYPHNATINQIFENISAAPTLLSASTLLPFDGVSQGTVPECGASEFPVGRINSQALSNSCHPNASCIKHSISPCSLSDYFRMSCAVTDYDDSYKFLQSSIASDACHASASSMKPCLLENCRSHPSIDNLQSGNTDVKDELSAGYLSGTDNNQSILVSLSSTCIPKSLACERSHLLRIKFYGSVDKPLGRYLREDLFDQAYCCPSCKEPSESHVRCYMHQHGSLTISVRRFLSQKLPGEHDGRIWMWHRCMRCKPKDGMPPATHRVIMSDAAWGLSFGKFLELSFSNHMTANRVASCGHSLQRDCLRFYGYGNMVAAFQYSPMVTLSVNLPPPVLDFSFHATQEWVKREAVEVFGKMESLHKEVYDLLHNIEKSIITEDDSIKTSMQRQIMEMKDLLNIERNEYEALLLPVIRGSAHSVKSKIDILELNRIRRGLFLDAHTWDCRLCGIDSLREGGDVSRTDSFNQEKPQGTNEARPELHQAITRLGGTWQEPCPRRSTGSPRKSLLSTEGHSKDHQSAMVEKDLQIGLMDGVAGDAGGLDLVFSKFNIYEGHHVSEDPIKTDPVERLPSLASILADKIDMAWSGSGELHYNLPHDLTKADENRSFSLLNNPSCKKATAPVRIHSFDAVLRLHQREQTGLVPASLHSALKPADSFRDLTSLVKDPMTNMRRAFSQISPRTRGNLNSVLTRAPKYITSASDMVKNGARLLLPNISCEGSVVITVYDDDPTSVVSYAMTSQEYVEHVTHKMNASSSFSDFTKASSNRLDGSSSLHEDLSDLKGTHFRFNFDDDVSSADSTKFSVTCYFARQFDALRKKCCPSDIDYIRSLSRCKRWSAQGGKSNVYFAKTMDERFIIKQVTKTELDSFVEFAPHYFRHLTESLSSRSPTCLAKIMGLYQVGIKSLKGGREVKMDLMVMENIFFQRTISRVYDLKGSVRSRYNSDTSGHNKVLLDSNLIEALHTKPMFLGSKAKRRLERAVWNDTSFLASLDVMDYSLLVGIDEEKSELVVGIIDFLRQYTWDKQLETWVKASGILGGPKNESPTVISPIQYKKRFRKAMSRYFLAVPDQWTS; from the exons ATGGGGGTGCTGGAGTTCGCGGTGGAGAAGGCCAgatccctcgccgccgccgccgaccacgaGCGGTGCCACGTGCAGAAGGGCGAGCTCGCGCGGATCGAGACGCGGCGGCGCCAGGAGGCGGGCCATGCCGTGAGCACGCCGAGGGCCCagggcgccgcctcgcccgtcggcccgcccacgccgccgcgccgcccgcccgaggcGAGATCTGGGGGCGAAGGCGACGCCGCCCCGCGCTGTCATCCTCCCTGCCGTGATATTAG gcgagtggaggaggaggctgctgACGAACCCGGGGCTCAGTTTTTAGCCCCAGGGACTGACTTCTTACATGACTTTTCAGATACAGATTCTAGTGTTAGTGTTAGTAACTCAGTGTACAGATCGATGACCCCAAGCCCTGCAGAGACCCCTACTTACATAGTGAGGCTGGATGATACTTCTGATCATGATGTAACAACAATGACTGATTCAGATGATGCACGGGAGAAAGTCATTGCTGGCATCGCAGATGAGGGAGAAGAGGTCAACACATTATCCCGTATTGTTGATTTTGGTGATGATATTTGGTGCCCACCACCACCTGAAGATGAGATAGATGATGTCGAATCAAGGATATTTGGAATCGATGATGAGGACGATGATATTTTATCGGAACCTAGTTGCTTCAGTGCTAATAAAATAGCTGGTGTCAACGGTGTCTTTGGTGGAGCTCATAAAGATGGTGTTCAGAATGACTTGCTGAAGCACTTTCGAGCTCTAGTTGCACAGTTACTGACGGCGGAAGGCATTTCTTTGGCCAGTGACAACGATTCCAAAAGTTGGCTTGACATAGTGTCCTCATTGGCATGGCAGGCTGCTAACTATGTGAAACCTGATAccaagaaaggtggcagcaTGGATCCTGGTGATTATGTGAAGATTAAATGCATAGCATCTGGAAACCCAACTGATAG CAATTTTGTCAGAGGAATTGTTTGCTCCAAGAATGTAAGGCACAAACGTATGGTCTCAGAGCACAGGAATGCCAAATTGCTCATTTTAGGAGGAGCCCTTGAGTACCAGAAAGTATCGAATAAATTGGCATCCATAGGGACTATACTTGAACAG GAGAAGGAACATTTAAGAACTATTGTTGGGAAGATCGAGTCTAGGCAGCCTAACGTGCTTCTAATTGAGAAAAGTGCCTCATCTTTTGCTCAGGAGCTCTTAGCAAAAGATATTTCATTAGTTCTGAATGTGAAGAGGCCACTTTTGGATAGGATATCAAGATGCACAGGTGGTCAGGTTGCCTCATCAATTGACAACATCATCTCAGCAAGGCTAGGGCAGTGTGACTTGTTCAAGGTGGAGAAAATTCCAGAATCCTCATCAGCAGAACACACAGGGAAGTGCTCAATTAAGACTCTGATGTTCTTTGAAGGCTGTCTGAAGCGCTTGGGTTGCACG GTTCTTCTGAGAGGGAATTGTCGGGAAGAACTAAAGAAGATTAAGCGTGCAATGCAACTTGCAGTCTTCGCTGCTTATCACCTCTCCCTGGAGACATCATTCCTTGCCGATGAGGGCGCAACAGTTCCAAGAATTCCTTCAATGCCTGTGATAGATGCACCAGATCTGCAAACCCATAGAGATAACGTTTCTGCTAGCCCCGCTGATCATAATATTCCTGAGAACCTCAGAGATACTGAAGAGAGATATCCACATAATGCTACTATCAACCAGATTTTTGAGAATATATCTGCAGCACCAACTCTGTTATCAGCATCAACTCTGTTACCATTTGATGGGGTAAGCCAGGGAACCGTGCCTGAATGTGGAGCATCTGAATTTCCAGTTGGCCGTATCAACTCTCAAGCTTTGTCCAACTCATGCCATCCAAATGCTTCATGCATTAAACATTCAATATCTCCATGTTCCCTCAGTGATTACTTCAGAATGTCATGTGCTGTCACAGATTATGATGACTCATACAAGTTTTTGCAATCTTCAATTGCTTCTGATGCCTGTCATGCTAGTGCGTCAAGCATGAAACCATGCCTTTTGGAAAACTGCAGGAGTCACCCCTCAATAGACAACTTACAATCAGGGAATACAGATGTCAAAGATGAGCTATCTGCTGGTTACTTATCTGGTACCGACAACAATCAGAGCATCTTAGTTTCGCTCTCAAGTACCTGCATCCCAAAAAGCTTGGCATGTGAACGTTCTCACCTCCTCCGCATCAAGTTTTATGGTAGCGTCGATAAGCCACTAGGGAGGTACCTCCGTGAGGACTTATTTGATCAG GCGTATTGCTGCCCATCATGCAAGGAACCTTCAGAATCACATGTTAGGTGCTATATGCATCAGCATGGCAGCCTAACAATCAGTGTTAGACGCTTTCTGTCTCAAAAGTTACCAGGTGAACATGATGGAAGGATATGGATGTGGCACAGATGTATGAGGTGTAAGCCTAAAGATGGAATGCCACCAGCAACTCATAGAGTAATTATGTCTGATGCTGCTTGGGGCCTATCATTTGGCAAGTTCCTGGAGCTCAGCTTCTCAAATCATATGACTGCTAACCGAGTTGCTAGTTGTGGCCATTCTCTCCAAAGGGATTGCCTTCGTTTCTATGG GTATGGAAATATGGTGGCTGCCTTTCAGTATAGTCCCATGGTTACTCTATCCGTTAACCTTCCACCCCCAGTACTAGATTTCAGTTTCCATGCTACACAAGAGTGGGTTAAAAGAGAGGCAGTTGAG GTATTTGGCAAGATGGAATCCTTGCACAAGGAGGTATATGATTTACTTCATAATATTGAGAAAAGTATCATCACCGAGGATGATTCCATCAAAACAAGCATGCAAAGGCAGATAATGGAGATGAAAGATTTGCTTAACATAGAAAGAAATGAGTATGAG GCTTTGCTTCTACCAGTTATAAGGGGGAGTGCTCATTCAGTTAAATCAAAGATTGATATTTTGGAGCTCAACCGTATTAGACGCGGTCTGTTCCTAGATGCTCACACATGGGACTGCAGGTTGTGTGGCATAGATTCACTTAGGGAAGGTGGTGATGTTTCCAGAACTGATTCCTTCAATCAAGAAAAACCCCAAGGGACCAATGAAGCGAGACCTGAATTGCACCAGGCAATTACAAGACTTGGAGGTACCTGGCAAGAACCATGTCCTCGACGTTCTACAGGAAGTCCAAGGAAATCTCTCTTGTCTACAGAAGGCCACTCGAAAGATCACCAGTCTGCCATGGTTGAGAAAGATTTGCAAATTGGGCTCATGGATGGTGTTGCAGGTGATGCAGGaggtcttgatttggtcttcagCAAATTCAATATATATGAAGGACATCATGTATCTGAAGATCCCATCAAGACAGATCCAGTAGAGAGGTTACCATCACTTGCATCTATTTTAGCAGACAAAATAGATATGGCATGGTCTGGATCTGGTGAATTACACTATAATCTTCCACATGATTTGACCAAAGCAGATGAAAATAGATCTTTTAGCTTGTTGAACAATCCAAGTTGCAAGAAGGCTACCGCCCCAGTCCGGATCCACTCATTTGATGCTGTATTGAGATTGCATCAGCGGGAACAAACTGGATTAGTGCCTGCTTCATTGCATTCAGCATTGAAACCAGCTGATTCCTTTAGAGACTTGACGAGCCTTGTGAAGGATCCGATGACAAACATGCGGAGAGCATTTTCTCAAATATCTCCCAGGACAAGAGGAAACTTAAATTCTGTTCTTACACGTGCACCTAAATATATTACATCGGCTTCTGATATGGTGAAGAATGGGGCACGACTGCTTCTGCCCAATATTAGCTGTGAAGGTTCTGTTGTTATCACTGTCTATGATGATGACCCAACCAGTGTTGTGTCATATGCTATGACATCGCAAGAGTATGTTGAGCATGTCACACATAAAATGAATGCAAGCTCCAGCTTTTCAGATTTTACTAAGGCCAGCAGTAATAGACTTGATGGATCTTCTTCCTTGCATGAAGACCTTTCAGATTTGAAAGGAACCCACTTCAGGTTCAATTTCGATGATGATGTATCTTCTGCAGATAGTACTAAGTTTTCTGTCACTTGCTACTTTGCAAGGCAGTTTGATGCACTCAGAAAGAAATGCTGTCCAAGTGATATTGATTACATACGCTCACTAAGTCGTTGTAAGCGATGGAGTGCACAAGGTGGAAAAAGCAATGTTTACTTTGCAAAGACAATGGATGAGAGATTCATTATTAAACAAGTCACCAAGACAGAGCTCGACTCTTTTGTAGAATTTGCTCCTCACTACTTCAGGCACTTGACAGAATCATTGAGTTCCAGAAGCCCGACATGTCTTGCGAAAATAATGGGACTATATCAG GTTGGTATCAAGAGTTTGAAAGGTGGGCGTGAGGTGAAGATGGATCTGATGGTGATGGAGAACATTTTCTTCCAGAGAACAATATCTAGGGTCTATGATCTGAAGGGTTCTGTGCGTTCACGTTATAATTCTGATACTTCGGGACACAATAAAGTCCTTTTAGACTCTAATCTCATAGAAGCACTACATACAAAGCCTATGTTTTTGGGGAGTAAGGCAAAAAGAAGATTGGAAAGAGCTGTCTGGAATGATACATCATTTCTTGCG TCTTTGGATGTCATGGACTACTCTCTTCTGGTCGGCATTGATGAGGAGAAGAGCGAGCTGGTCGTGGGCATCATCGACTTCCTGCGGCAGTACACCTGGGACAAGCAGCTGGAGACATGGGTGAAAGCCTCAGGCATCCTGGGCGGGCCCAAGAACGAGTCCCCCACTGTGATTTCTCCAATCCAGTACAAGAAGAGGTTCAGGAAGGCCATGTCGAGGTACTTCCTCGCCGTCCCTGACCAGTGGACCTCCTGA